The Aminithiophilus ramosus genome contains a region encoding:
- the rho gene encoding transcription termination factor Rho, protein MAIGPSDDYSGEGSPAVEAEAVPEIQEPKAAPRPRHSYGHLSSLLLTDLRRLARDLGVTGASSLRKDDLVIAVLRHQAEEMGFRLGGGTLEVLAEGFGFLRHEGLLPGDDDIYVSASQIRRFGLRNGDVVWGLVRPPKEQEHYEALLRVEMVNFSDPEAARRRPHFEQLVPLFPDKRFHLETTPQEVSTRLIDLFAPIGMGQRALVVSPPKAGKTSILKKIANAVTTNHPDVILMVLLIDERPEEVTDMARSVAGEVIASTFDRPAEEHMRVANLALEKAKRLVEVGKDVVLLLDSITRLARASNLIVPPSGRTLSGGMDPAALYFPKRFFGAARNIEQGGSLTIVGTALVDTGSRMDEVIYEEFKGTGNMEVHLSRKLAEQRIFPAVDIGRSGTRREELLLDADELARVWFLRRRISSLDEAEVLNLIIGKIKNTVSNVDFLKTIKIT, encoded by the coding sequence ATGGCGATCGGGCCTAGCGACGACTACAGCGGAGAGGGCTCTCCCGCCGTCGAGGCCGAGGCGGTGCCCGAGATCCAGGAGCCCAAGGCGGCTCCTCGACCTCGCCACTCCTACGGGCATCTGAGCTCTCTCCTTCTGACCGATCTCCGCAGGCTGGCACGCGACCTGGGCGTCACCGGCGCCTCGTCGCTCCGCAAAGACGATCTCGTCATCGCCGTCCTGCGCCATCAGGCCGAGGAGATGGGGTTCCGCCTGGGCGGCGGAACGCTGGAAGTCCTCGCCGAGGGGTTCGGTTTCCTCCGCCACGAGGGACTTCTTCCCGGCGACGATGACATCTATGTCTCGGCCTCCCAGATCCGGCGCTTCGGTCTTCGCAACGGAGATGTCGTCTGGGGCCTGGTCCGCCCCCCCAAGGAACAGGAGCACTACGAGGCCCTTCTGCGGGTGGAGATGGTCAACTTCTCCGATCCCGAGGCGGCCCGTCGCAGGCCCCACTTCGAGCAGCTCGTTCCCCTTTTCCCCGACAAGCGCTTCCACCTCGAGACGACGCCTCAGGAAGTTTCGACGCGCCTCATCGACCTCTTCGCCCCCATCGGCATGGGCCAGAGGGCCCTTGTCGTCTCTCCGCCCAAGGCGGGCAAGACGTCGATCCTCAAGAAAATCGCCAACGCCGTCACGACCAACCACCCCGACGTCATCCTCATGGTCCTTCTCATCGACGAGCGCCCCGAGGAGGTCACCGACATGGCCCGGTCCGTGGCGGGCGAGGTCATCGCCTCCACCTTCGACCGCCCCGCCGAGGAGCACATGCGAGTGGCCAACCTGGCGCTGGAGAAGGCCAAGCGCCTCGTCGAAGTGGGCAAGGACGTCGTCCTCCTCCTCGATTCGATCACCCGCCTGGCCCGGGCGTCGAACCTCATCGTCCCCCCGTCGGGAAGGACGCTCTCGGGCGGCATGGACCCCGCGGCGCTCTATTTCCCCAAGCGCTTCTTCGGCGCGGCCCGCAACATCGAGCAGGGAGGAAGCCTCACCATCGTCGGCACGGCCCTCGTCGACACGGGAAGCCGCATGGACGAGGTCATCTACGAGGAATTCAAGGGAACGGGAAACATGGAAGTCCACCTGTCGAGGAAACTGGCCGAGCAGCGCATCTTCCCCGCCGTGGATATCGGCCGGTCGGGCACGAGACGCGAGGAGCTCCTCCTCGACGCCGACGAACTGGCCCGGGTCTGGTTCCTCCGTCGCCGCATTTCCAGTCTCGACGAGGCCGAAGTGCTCAATCTCATCATCGGCAAGATCAAAAACACGGTGTCCAACGTGGATTTTCTGAAGACAATTAAAATTACCTGA
- the fsa gene encoding fructose-6-phosphate aldolase, whose amino-acid sequence MRFFLDTANLEEIREAAAWGVVDGVTTNPSLVAREGDLSFRERVKAIADIVAGPVSAEAVSLEGEAMLREARELALLSPHVVVKIPMTPEGMGVVRTLSREGRATNVTLVFSVNQALLAAAAGATYVSPFVGRLDDTGQDGMGLVREIVSAFRAGSVTTRVLAASVRHPRHVAEAALAGADVVTLPFKVLKQIFHHPLTEKGIASFVADWESYRSRHGDRA is encoded by the coding sequence ATGCGTTTTTTTCTTGATACGGCCAACCTGGAGGAGATCCGGGAGGCTGCGGCCTGGGGTGTCGTCGACGGTGTGACGACGAACCCCTCTCTCGTCGCCCGAGAGGGCGACCTTTCCTTCCGGGAACGGGTTAAGGCCATCGCCGACATCGTCGCCGGTCCGGTGAGTGCCGAGGCCGTTTCCCTCGAGGGAGAGGCCATGCTTCGCGAGGCCCGGGAATTGGCCCTTCTGAGTCCCCATGTCGTCGTCAAGATTCCCATGACGCCCGAGGGCATGGGCGTCGTCCGGACCCTTTCTCGCGAGGGAAGGGCCACCAACGTCACCCTCGTCTTTTCCGTCAACCAGGCTCTGCTGGCCGCGGCGGCCGGAGCCACCTACGTCAGCCCCTTCGTGGGGCGCCTCGACGACACCGGACAGGACGGCATGGGACTCGTCCGGGAGATCGTTTCGGCCTTCCGGGCCGGGTCGGTGACGACCCGGGTCCTCGCCGCCAGCGTACGCCACCCCCGACACGTCGCGGAGGCGGCCCTGGCGGGAGCCGACGTGGTCACTCTGCCCTTCAAGGTCCTGAAACAGATCTTTCATCATCCCCTGACGGAAAAGGGAATCGCCTCCTTCGTCGCCGACTGGGAGAGCTACAGGAGCCGCCATGGCGATCGGGCCTAG
- a CDS encoding ECF transporter S component, whose amino-acid sequence MEGERKETSRTIALGALVAAAVAVATMIHIPVPGFRLYFNFGEGVLYVAALTFGARYGAAGGLGAALADLLLGYPLWAPLTLAIKGAEGYVVGRLAPRGRIVALLAGATIMIVGYTTAAGFLYGWKAAPVELATDLVQTGMGGAFALFFVPLLRRRLFLPETR is encoded by the coding sequence GTGGAAGGAGAACGAAAGGAAACTTCGAGAACGATAGCGCTGGGCGCCCTCGTGGCTGCCGCCGTGGCCGTGGCCACGATGATCCACATTCCCGTCCCGGGCTTTCGCCTCTACTTCAACTTCGGTGAGGGCGTCCTCTACGTCGCCGCCCTCACCTTCGGAGCCCGCTACGGCGCCGCAGGGGGATTGGGCGCCGCCCTGGCCGACCTTCTCCTGGGCTACCCCCTCTGGGCCCCTCTCACGCTGGCCATCAAAGGCGCCGAGGGGTACGTCGTCGGCCGTCTCGCCCCCAGGGGACGGATCGTCGCCCTCCTGGCCGGCGCGACGATCATGATCGTCGGCTACACGACGGCCGCCGGCTTTCTCTACGGCTGGAAGGCCGCTCCCGTCGAACTGGCCACGGACCTCGTCCAGACCGGGATGGGAGGGGCCTTCGCCCTCTTCTTCGTCCCCCTTCTCAGGAGGCGCCTTTTTCTTCCGGAGACGAGGTGA
- a CDS encoding DUF4392 domain-containing protein, with product MKEEAWVHGLMGLVASDRPRRGASPMGRSDHWTEALALLEAKRRVAVITGFYVLEAKAAETDGPGGALVLARALERDGKRAIVVTDSLCFDVVAAGAAALGDGPPLLCVDEPGEIWSWDPDLLLYVERPGRCRDGTFRNMRGRDISSVTAPLDGAALEAPLRGVSLLSIGDGGNEAGMASFLEGLSATRPEFAPSLCCVPADVALAVDVSNWGAYALGALLSCRRGIWLGHDPDEEERLLRALVAAGAVDGVSGLPEPSVDGFPLEVQCELVAELQSLWRTFTSSPEEKGAS from the coding sequence GTGAAAGAGGAGGCGTGGGTCCATGGCCTGATGGGTCTGGTGGCCAGTGACCGTCCCCGTCGGGGTGCCTCCCCGATGGGCAGGTCCGATCACTGGACGGAGGCCCTGGCCCTTCTGGAGGCAAAGAGGCGCGTCGCCGTCATCACCGGCTTCTATGTCCTGGAGGCGAAGGCCGCCGAGACCGACGGTCCCGGCGGCGCTCTCGTCCTCGCCCGGGCCCTGGAGCGGGACGGAAAAAGAGCGATCGTCGTCACCGACTCGCTCTGCTTCGACGTCGTCGCCGCCGGGGCCGCCGCCCTCGGCGACGGCCCCCCCCTCCTCTGCGTCGACGAGCCCGGGGAAATCTGGTCCTGGGATCCCGATCTCCTTCTCTATGTGGAGCGCCCCGGCCGCTGTCGCGACGGGACCTTCCGCAACATGCGGGGGCGGGACATCTCCTCCGTCACGGCTCCTCTCGACGGAGCCGCCCTAGAGGCCCCTCTTCGCGGCGTCTCTCTCCTGTCCATCGGAGACGGCGGCAACGAGGCGGGAATGGCCTCTTTCCTGGAGGGGCTTTCCGCCACCCGTCCCGAATTCGCCCCTTCCCTATGCTGTGTCCCGGCCGACGTCGCTCTGGCCGTCGATGTCTCCAACTGGGGGGCCTACGCCCTCGGTGCCCTTCTCTCCTGTCGGAGGGGGATTTGGCTCGGTCACGACCCCGACGAGGAGGAGCGGCTTTTGCGGGCACTCGTGGCCGCCGGAGCCGTCGACGGCGTCTCCGGTCTCCCCGAGCCCTCCGTCGACGGTTTCCCCCTCGAAGTGCAGTGCGAGCTCGTCGCCGAGCTTCAGAGCCTCTGGAGGACGTTCACCTCGTCTCCGGAAGAAAAAGGCGCCTCCTGA
- the pfkA gene encoding 6-phosphofructokinase — protein sequence MKRIAVLTSGGDAPAMNAAVRSVARSAIFRDIEVVGVRRGYEGLLEGDLIPLTKSSVGGIIHRGGTILRTARSERFRRPEGINEALQQLKRFDIDGLVVVGGDGSFRGAWELVQRGFAVVGVPATIDNDIAGTDMTIGFDTALNTVLEAVKKIRDTASSHDRLFIIEVMGREAGFLALEVAVASGAEYVLVPERPVDLPRLCDKLHYARKRGKTHSLIVLAEGVMAAHELAGQLLDTGGYDSRITVLGHIQRGGSPSAFDAVLASRMGAAALTGLVEGQTGVMAAYRRGGMELVPLSLAWEQKKELNTELLDLVEKLSI from the coding sequence ATGAAACGTATTGCCGTTCTGACCAGCGGAGGCGACGCTCCGGCCATGAATGCCGCCGTACGGTCCGTCGCCCGATCGGCGATTTTCCGGGATATAGAGGTCGTCGGCGTCCGGAGGGGCTATGAGGGGCTTCTGGAGGGGGACCTGATCCCCCTGACCAAAAGCTCCGTCGGCGGCATCATCCACAGGGGGGGGACCATCCTCAGGACGGCCCGAAGCGAGCGTTTCCGCCGCCCCGAAGGGATCAACGAGGCCCTCCAGCAGCTCAAACGCTTCGACATCGACGGTCTGGTCGTCGTCGGCGGCGACGGTTCCTTCAGGGGAGCCTGGGAACTCGTCCAGCGCGGTTTCGCCGTCGTCGGCGTTCCTGCGACGATCGATAACGACATCGCCGGAACGGACATGACGATCGGCTTCGACACGGCTCTCAACACCGTCCTCGAGGCCGTCAAGAAGATCCGCGACACGGCCAGCAGCCATGATCGCCTTTTCATCATCGAGGTGATGGGAAGGGAGGCCGGCTTCCTGGCCCTCGAGGTGGCCGTGGCCAGCGGCGCCGAATATGTCCTCGTCCCCGAAAGGCCCGTCGATCTGCCCCGTCTCTGCGACAAGCTGCACTATGCCCGCAAGAGGGGCAAGACCCACTCCCTGATCGTCCTGGCCGAGGGCGTCATGGCGGCCCACGAGCTTGCCGGCCAGCTTCTCGACACGGGAGGCTACGACTCGCGGATCACCGTCCTGGGACACATCCAGCGCGGAGGAAGCCCCTCGGCCTTCGACGCCGTCCTGGCCTCCCGCATGGGAGCCGCCGCCTTGACGGGCCTCGTCGAGGGGCAGACGGGCGTCATGGCCGCCTACCGCCGAGGAGGCATGGAATTGGTGCCCCTCTCGCTGGCCTGGGAGCAGAAGAAAGAGCTGAACACGGAGCTTCTCGATCTCGTCGAGAAGCTCAGCATCTGA
- a CDS encoding replication-associated recombination protein A, protein MRPRTLDDFLGQSHLVGVGAPLRRLLEAGRVPGSILYGPPGVGKTTLVRLMAQATGRSLLEINAVTSKVSDLRQLVDEALALKERNGGRAALAFVDEIYHFNRSQQNALLPSVERGDLILVGTTTENPWFEINKTLLSRLVVYELQPLGEAELTALLRRALSDVESGMGALSVEADEEALLALARSAGGDARQALTRLEVAVSSLAASMGRRLTVEALGASLPGAYRRYDRASDDHYGVISAFIKSLRGSDPDAALHWLGRMVASGEDLRFIARRLLIFAAEDVGLADPRALLIATASAEAADRVGYPEARIILAEAALYLALAPKSNSAYRAVNAAVADAESGPLQEVPEPLRPHGTGYLYPHDDERHWVPQAYMKEIRRYYFPGRLGEEPRLAAPLKGYWRRFREEE, encoded by the coding sequence ATGAGGCCCAGGACCCTCGACGACTTCCTGGGGCAGAGCCACCTCGTCGGCGTCGGAGCCCCCCTGCGCCGTCTCCTCGAGGCGGGACGGGTGCCGGGCTCCATCCTCTACGGTCCCCCCGGCGTGGGAAAGACGACGCTGGTCCGGCTCATGGCGCAGGCCACGGGGCGGTCTCTTCTGGAGATCAACGCCGTGACGTCCAAGGTGAGCGATCTCCGCCAGCTCGTCGACGAGGCCCTGGCCCTCAAGGAGCGCAACGGCGGCCGTGCCGCCCTGGCCTTCGTCGACGAGATCTACCACTTCAACCGATCGCAGCAGAACGCCCTTCTTCCCTCCGTCGAGAGGGGCGACCTGATCCTCGTGGGAACGACGACGGAGAACCCCTGGTTCGAGATCAACAAGACCCTTCTCTCCCGCCTCGTCGTCTACGAGCTTCAGCCTCTAGGAGAGGCGGAACTGACGGCCCTTCTCCGTCGCGCCCTCTCCGACGTCGAGTCGGGAATGGGCGCCCTGTCCGTCGAGGCCGACGAAGAGGCGCTCCTGGCCCTGGCACGGAGCGCCGGCGGAGATGCCCGCCAGGCCCTGACGCGTCTCGAAGTCGCCGTGAGCTCCCTGGCGGCCTCCATGGGGCGTCGTCTCACCGTCGAGGCCCTGGGCGCCTCCCTTCCCGGGGCCTATCGCCGCTACGATCGGGCCTCGGACGACCACTACGGCGTCATTTCGGCCTTCATCAAGAGCCTGCGCGGTTCCGATCCCGATGCCGCCCTCCACTGGCTCGGACGGATGGTCGCCTCCGGCGAGGATCTGCGCTTCATCGCCCGTCGTCTTCTCATCTTCGCCGCCGAAGACGTGGGGCTGGCCGACCCCCGCGCCCTTCTCATCGCCACGGCCTCGGCCGAGGCCGCCGATCGCGTCGGCTATCCCGAGGCGAGGATCATCCTCGCCGAAGCGGCCCTCTATCTGGCCCTGGCCCCCAAGAGCAACAGCGCCTACCGCGCCGTCAACGCCGCCGTGGCCGACGCCGAATCGGGTCCCCTGCAGGAGGTGCCCGAGCCGCTCCGACCTCATGGGACGGGCTATCTCTACCCCCATGACGACGAGCGCCACTGGGTTCCCCAGGCCTACATGAAAGAGATCCGGCGCTACTACTTCCCGGGCCGCCTCGGCGAAGAGCCCCGTCTGGCGGCTCCGCTGAAGGGGTATTGGAGGCGTTTCCGCGAAGAAGAGTAG
- a CDS encoding HAD family hydrolase encodes MIAAPFWHPAGASAFLLDWDGVLAETSLDFGPLRRRYFGGRRVPLLEAAEGLPEEERRAFHRDVEALEMEGARQATLVPGADELLGWLAERGLPWAVVSRNFRGAMEEAASRIGLVLPPVTLSRDDGPVKPAPEALWRASDALGVDPSSAVFVGDFLYDLIGARRAGMRSVLVQRADPSWIDWPDVAFPALTDLVDSLSDPEPLVPWEYRDLVRERGRPWLERAWGLSVSLAEAEADPIGCALEMASLGVGRLTVPPGATLSPLQWKASAALARRWMGEPLSLAVGHLIGERYPLVSVVEQEGGEVEIAPWLGGVLR; translated from the coding sequence ATGATTGCGGCGCCCTTTTGGCATCCGGCCGGAGCTTCGGCCTTTCTGCTCGATTGGGACGGCGTTCTGGCCGAGACGAGTCTCGATTTCGGCCCCCTCCGTCGCCGCTATTTCGGGGGGCGGCGGGTCCCTCTCCTCGAGGCGGCCGAAGGGCTTCCCGAGGAGGAGCGCCGGGCCTTTCACCGCGACGTGGAGGCTCTCGAAATGGAAGGCGCCCGGCAGGCCACTCTCGTCCCTGGAGCCGACGAGCTCCTGGGCTGGCTTGCCGAAAGGGGGCTGCCCTGGGCCGTCGTCTCCCGCAATTTCCGCGGCGCCATGGAGGAAGCGGCCTCGCGGATCGGCCTGGTCCTGCCACCCGTGACGCTCAGCCGCGACGACGGTCCCGTCAAGCCCGCTCCCGAGGCGCTCTGGCGCGCTTCCGACGCCCTCGGCGTCGACCCGTCGTCGGCCGTCTTCGTGGGCGACTTCCTCTACGACCTCATCGGGGCCCGGCGGGCCGGCATGAGATCCGTTCTCGTCCAGCGCGCCGATCCCTCGTGGATCGACTGGCCCGACGTGGCCTTCCCCGCCCTGACCGACCTCGTCGACTCTCTCTCCGATCCTGAGCCCCTCGTCCCCTGGGAATACCGCGACCTCGTCCGTGAGCGGGGGCGGCCGTGGCTGGAGCGGGCCTGGGGACTGTCGGTCTCCCTGGCCGAGGCCGAGGCGGACCCGATCGGCTGCGCCCTGGAGATGGCCTCGCTCGGCGTGGGGCGACTGACCGTCCCTCCGGGGGCGACCCTCTCTCCCTTGCAGTGGAAGGCGTCGGCCGCCCTGGCGAGGCGGTGGATGGGCGAGCCTCTCTCCCTCGCCGTCGGCCACCTGATCGGGGAGCGCTATCCCCTCGTCTCCGTCGTCGAGCAGGAGGGAGGCGAGGTCGAGATCGCCCCTTGGCTCGGAGGCGTCCTGCGGTGA
- a CDS encoding nucleotidyl transferase AbiEii/AbiGii toxin family protein encodes MFWDILDEPRRVLLRRLVETPPVSGAYLAGGTALALLFGHRHSEDFDWFVPDDFDIEGLRRRLEGIGSLVISETARGTFHAVLDGVRVTWLHYPNPLLRPLLFVPDLEALRLASPVDIGVMKLAALADRGALKDFIDLYELARQGLTPRDLFRLVESKFPRRRINAYHLVKSLAFFDDARNDICPTLLKPFDPSEMERFFLREQVYLLERFFSPEELPR; translated from the coding sequence ATGTTTTGGGACATTCTCGACGAGCCGCGACGGGTACTTCTGAGGCGGCTCGTCGAGACGCCTCCCGTCTCCGGGGCCTATCTGGCCGGAGGGACGGCTCTGGCCCTGCTCTTCGGCCATCGCCATTCGGAGGACTTCGACTGGTTCGTTCCCGACGATTTCGATATCGAGGGTCTTCGCCGTCGCCTCGAGGGGATCGGCTCCCTCGTCATCTCCGAGACGGCCCGAGGGACCTTTCACGCCGTTCTCGACGGCGTCCGCGTGACGTGGCTTCACTATCCCAATCCGCTCCTCCGGCCCCTTCTCTTCGTTCCCGATCTGGAGGCGCTCCGTCTGGCCTCGCCTGTCGACATCGGCGTCATGAAGCTGGCGGCCCTGGCCGATCGAGGAGCCCTCAAGGATTTCATCGACCTCTACGAGCTGGCCCGTCAGGGGCTGACGCCCCGCGACCTCTTCCGCCTCGTCGAGAGCAAGTTTCCCCGCCGTCGGATCAACGCCTACCATCTCGTGAAGAGCCTGGCCTTTTTCGACGACGCCAGAAACGACATCTGTCCCACCCTGCTCAAGCCCTTCGATCCCTCCGAGATGGAGCGTTTTTTTCTCCGGGAGCAGGTCTATCTTCTGGAACGTTTCTTTTCTCCCGAGGAGCTCCCCCGTTGA
- a CDS encoding DUF6922 domain-containing protein, whose protein sequence is MTDGGPLPESFRPLFWDVDWEQLDGGRHWRLIVERALNWGDEGHLRWIVDRYGRQKIATVVRESRRLTPKTARCWQNLFGLDEGEMRCFGTFSTSRDGYF, encoded by the coding sequence TTGACCGACGGCGGACCCCTTCCCGAGAGCTTCCGTCCCCTTTTCTGGGACGTCGACTGGGAGCAGCTCGATGGCGGGCGTCACTGGCGCCTTATCGTCGAGCGGGCCCTCAACTGGGGCGACGAGGGGCATCTGCGATGGATCGTCGATCGTTACGGCCGGCAGAAGATCGCGACGGTCGTCCGTGAAAGCCGGAGGCTGACGCCGAAGACGGCCCGGTGCTGGCAGAACCTCTTCGGCCTCGACGAGGGGGAGATGCGATGTTTTGGGACATTCTCGACGAGCCGCGACGGGTACTTCTGA
- the wecB gene encoding non-hydrolyzing UDP-N-acetylglucosamine 2-epimerase, which translates to MTGKRVVLAFGTRPEAIKMAPVYLAMAKTEGLAPLVLLSGQHREQLLQAMELFGLEAERNLEVMTERQSLPELAARILPQAASALREMEARYVLVHGDTLTTFVVAWAAFLEGIPVGHVEAGLRSHRLAEPFPEEANRRLTSVITDLDFPPTEGARRNLLDEGKNPDRLVVTGQTAVDAIRFAAGRGELPPLPRGGEVVAVTLHRRENWPRLGALAGALADVARAFPDHLFVYPVHLNPVVREAVVPVLSEVPNFVLLDPLEYGQMAALLAASRLIVTDSGGLQEEGASLGVPVAVLRNVTERPEGLLTGILRLVGTDPDGVRSQLSLLLDRGIRPGEIPAASNPYGDGRAGERIARAVAWRLGCGPRPADWVYAAGEEILS; encoded by the coding sequence TTGACGGGAAAACGTGTGGTTCTGGCCTTCGGGACCCGTCCCGAGGCGATCAAGATGGCGCCCGTATATCTGGCCATGGCAAAGACGGAGGGTCTTGCCCCTCTGGTGCTTCTGTCGGGACAGCATCGGGAACAGCTCCTCCAGGCGATGGAACTCTTCGGTCTCGAGGCCGAGCGGAACCTGGAGGTCATGACGGAACGTCAGTCCCTGCCCGAGCTGGCCGCCCGCATCCTGCCCCAGGCCGCTTCGGCTCTGAGGGAGATGGAGGCCCGCTACGTCCTCGTCCACGGCGATACGCTCACGACGTTCGTCGTCGCCTGGGCCGCCTTTCTGGAGGGCATCCCCGTCGGCCACGTCGAGGCGGGACTCCGAAGTCACCGTCTCGCCGAGCCCTTTCCCGAGGAGGCCAACCGCCGCCTCACGTCGGTCATCACCGATCTCGATTTTCCCCCCACGGAGGGGGCCCGGAGGAATCTCCTCGACGAGGGCAAGAACCCGGATCGCCTCGTCGTCACCGGCCAGACGGCCGTCGACGCCATCCGCTTCGCCGCGGGCAGGGGAGAGCTTCCTCCCCTGCCGCGAGGAGGGGAGGTGGTGGCGGTGACGCTCCATCGCCGCGAAAACTGGCCCCGCCTCGGTGCCCTCGCCGGCGCGCTGGCCGATGTGGCCCGAGCTTTCCCCGATCATCTGTTCGTCTATCCCGTTCACCTCAATCCCGTCGTCCGCGAGGCCGTCGTCCCCGTCCTCTCGGAGGTGCCCAACTTCGTCCTCCTCGATCCCCTGGAGTACGGTCAGATGGCCGCCCTTCTGGCCGCGAGCCGTCTCATCGTCACCGACTCGGGCGGCCTCCAGGAGGAGGGCGCCTCCCTGGGGGTCCCCGTGGCGGTGCTGAGAAACGTGACGGAACGCCCCGAGGGGCTCCTGACGGGAATCCTGCGCCTTGTCGGCACCGACCCCGACGGGGTCCGGTCCCAGCTCTCTCTGCTCCTCGACAGGGGCATAAGGCCCGGAGAGATTCCGGCGGCCTCCAATCCCTACGGAGACGGGCGGGCCGGGGAGCGGATCGCCCGCGCCGTCGCCTGGCGTCTGGGCTGCGGCCCCCGCCCTGCCGACTGGGTCTATGCGGCCGGGGAGGAGATCCTCTCTTGA
- a CDS encoding ATP-binding protein, with protein sequence MLEDLSCHILDIAENSAVADADTVTILLEELRRDDWLLLSVEDDGRGMDEDRCSKVYDPFFTTRTTRRVGLGIPFLKQAAEACGGGLTLESRLGEGTKLKASFRYDHIDRPPLGDVASTLVTLLAGHPQIRWIYRHRVDDREFVFDSKEIVDVLEDREMLRTPDVAQWLRSYLSENLEEIGAASSAKGVETSSRLRHEPS encoded by the coding sequence ATGTTAGAAGATCTCTCCTGCCATATCCTGGATATCGCCGAGAACAGCGCCGTAGCCGATGCCGACACGGTCACGATCCTTCTCGAGGAGCTTCGGCGCGACGATTGGCTTCTTCTCTCCGTCGAAGATGACGGCCGAGGGATGGATGAGGACCGCTGCTCCAAAGTCTACGACCCTTTCTTCACGACTCGTACGACGCGACGCGTCGGATTGGGCATTCCCTTCCTGAAACAGGCGGCCGAGGCCTGCGGCGGCGGCCTCACTCTGGAATCGCGGCTGGGCGAGGGCACGAAACTGAAGGCCTCTTTCCGTTACGATCATATCGACCGGCCCCCTCTGGGCGACGTCGCCTCGACGCTCGTGACGCTTTTGGCGGGCCATCCCCAGATCCGCTGGATCTACCGCCATCGCGTCGACGATCGGGAATTCGTCTTCGACAGCAAGGAGATCGTCGACGTGCTGGAAGATCGCGAAATGCTTCGGACGCCCGACGTGGCCCAGTGGCTTCGGTCCTACCTGTCGGAAAACCTGGAGGAGATCGGGGCGGCCTCGTCGGCAAAGGGGGTCGAGACCTCGTCTCGGCTCCGCCACGAACCTTCATAA